The Marinilongibacter aquaticus genome has a window encoding:
- a CDS encoding bifunctional proline dehydrogenase/L-glutamate gamma-semialdehyde dehydrogenase has protein sequence MLTKKQMETIFGYAEELHGSSEQTEKNEFSERMKPILASPESKHFLIRLMDVAFRSKNYNRVSNYVLNLLQTDPSSKGLFNSFEQLLIALYKGIGRFFPNISIPVMLGQIKKVTSPILFYVGDQKFNRHAQKREAEGIELNVNLIGEALIGEEEAAERIEAYKSLLRQDDVNYISIKISTIYSQINSLAFEHTIDTLVEKLEEIYDELLTIHEKTGEWKFVNLDMEEYRDLDLTIITFIRTLSKEKYKNLRAGIVLQAYLPDVFTELQKLKSFADERVAAGGAPIKIRVVKGANLEMEKTESSLEDWPLAPYSTKVETDANYKKILMQLLQKESLKSIHLGIASHNIFDLAFGLQMVKEHGLEEEVDFEMLEGMANQTVDELLKQKVQVLLYTPIVKHEDYNSAIAYLVRRLDEGTQEGNFLKEGFELKVGSEKWEEIKQQFVASVEIMDEVSNAQHRTQNRSLEEPQIQQAFHNVPNTDWNLKVNRLWLEEEKQKWVLENKLALENIPVVGGLAHNERQAIKIENWQGESSWQYNLANEADYRAFLDLESDWYTLSHEARADLLKKAAVEIERNRGKLIAVAVDELGKTFAEVDVEVSEAIDFANFYAESAKTWASEVAVGQNSGTNLILSPWNFPIAIPIGGVLASLAAGKRAILKPSTNAAATAYLTSLCLWAAGIPKDAFAFLPCEEQSLDIFLAEGRVFDAVILTGGTETAKFLLKRNPDLQLYAETGGKNSTIVSALSDREQAIKNVVQSAFGNAGQKCSATSLLILEAEVFDDPHFKKLLKDAAESRHYGNPWLYQTQTGPLAVPISDKLKHVLENTKDEQWLVKPTLSGQFMLKPGIKWGITTADYEYNNELFGPIVAVMRADNLAHAVKLVNGVEYGLTSGLESLDRREIDYWKAHIKAGNLYVNRSTTGAIVLRQPFGGIKASSFGFGMKAGGHNYVAQFMQLESPDRSAEDIEKSYRKWAEILFLQEIDYVKLRGQHNITRYLRPEKVSVLLDKETNTKEIEMVALACEILHIPTEFYCVGEAPECPFPITELDNWNDLAKTLNFENRLRALNRERLPKEFVSLCHEKALHIYGQKPSVFGRFELLNYLNEQSFSHNYHRYGNLLGEKEPN, from the coding sequence ATGCTCACAAAAAAACAAATGGAAACCATCTTTGGTTATGCCGAAGAACTACATGGAAGCTCTGAACAAACTGAAAAAAATGAGTTTTCAGAAAGAATGAAGCCGATTTTGGCTTCCCCTGAATCCAAACATTTCTTGATCCGCTTAATGGACGTCGCTTTTCGTTCGAAAAATTACAATCGTGTATCGAACTACGTCCTGAATTTGTTGCAAACCGACCCTTCGAGTAAGGGACTTTTCAATAGTTTCGAGCAATTGCTTATTGCCCTTTACAAAGGCATCGGCCGCTTTTTCCCGAACATCTCCATACCTGTGATGTTGGGGCAAATCAAAAAAGTAACCAGCCCAATACTATTCTACGTGGGCGACCAAAAATTCAATCGCCATGCTCAGAAACGCGAAGCCGAAGGTATCGAACTGAACGTCAACCTCATTGGTGAGGCCTTGATCGGCGAAGAAGAGGCCGCAGAAAGAATTGAAGCCTATAAATCTTTGTTGAGACAAGACGACGTAAACTACATTTCCATCAAGATTTCGACCATCTATTCGCAAATCAATTCTTTGGCTTTCGAACATACCATCGATACCCTGGTGGAAAAATTGGAAGAGATTTACGATGAACTCCTAACCATTCACGAAAAAACGGGAGAATGGAAATTCGTCAACCTCGACATGGAAGAATATCGTGATCTCGACCTCACGATTATCACGTTTATACGAACACTATCCAAAGAAAAATACAAGAACCTAAGGGCCGGAATCGTGCTTCAGGCTTACCTACCCGATGTGTTCACCGAATTGCAAAAATTGAAAAGCTTTGCCGATGAGCGTGTAGCCGCAGGTGGAGCTCCCATAAAAATACGCGTGGTGAAAGGAGCCAATCTTGAAATGGAAAAAACGGAATCTTCATTGGAAGATTGGCCGTTGGCCCCCTACTCGACCAAAGTCGAAACCGACGCGAACTACAAAAAGATTCTAATGCAATTGCTCCAAAAAGAGTCTTTGAAATCCATTCATTTGGGAATTGCTTCGCACAATATTTTCGACTTGGCTTTTGGGCTCCAAATGGTCAAAGAGCATGGTTTAGAAGAAGAAGTGGATTTCGAAATGCTCGAGGGTATGGCCAATCAAACCGTGGACGAATTGCTGAAACAAAAGGTGCAAGTGCTCTTGTACACACCGATTGTAAAACACGAAGACTACAATTCGGCCATTGCCTATTTGGTGCGGAGACTTGACGAAGGCACCCAAGAGGGCAACTTTTTGAAAGAGGGCTTCGAATTGAAAGTAGGTTCTGAAAAATGGGAAGAAATCAAACAACAATTCGTCGCTTCGGTAGAAATAATGGACGAAGTGAGCAATGCCCAGCACCGTACACAAAACCGCAGCTTGGAAGAACCCCAAATTCAGCAGGCTTTTCACAATGTGCCCAATACCGACTGGAATTTGAAAGTGAACCGCCTATGGCTTGAAGAAGAAAAGCAAAAATGGGTATTAGAAAATAAATTGGCACTCGAAAACATTCCTGTGGTGGGCGGCTTAGCCCACAATGAAAGACAGGCAATAAAAATCGAAAACTGGCAAGGAGAAAGCTCTTGGCAATACAACTTGGCCAATGAAGCCGATTACCGTGCATTCTTGGATTTGGAAAGCGATTGGTATACACTCAGCCACGAAGCACGAGCCGATTTATTGAAAAAAGCCGCGGTAGAAATCGAAAGAAACCGCGGAAAACTCATTGCTGTGGCCGTAGATGAATTGGGCAAAACCTTTGCCGAAGTGGATGTGGAAGTATCCGAAGCCATCGACTTTGCAAACTTTTATGCCGAATCGGCCAAAACGTGGGCAAGCGAAGTTGCTGTGGGACAAAACTCAGGCACAAACTTGATACTCTCTCCATGGAATTTCCCCATTGCTATTCCTATTGGCGGCGTTTTGGCCTCCTTGGCTGCGGGTAAAAGAGCCATTCTCAAACCCTCGACCAATGCCGCAGCTACTGCTTATCTGACAAGCCTTTGCCTTTGGGCAGCAGGCATTCCGAAAGATGCCTTTGCTTTCCTGCCCTGTGAAGAACAATCCTTGGATATCTTCTTAGCAGAGGGCCGTGTTTTCGATGCTGTGATCTTAACCGGAGGCACGGAAACAGCAAAATTCCTTTTGAAACGCAATCCCGATCTGCAATTGTATGCCGAAACGGGCGGAAAAAACAGCACAATTGTTTCTGCACTTTCAGACCGCGAACAAGCAATCAAGAATGTGGTACAAAGTGCTTTTGGCAATGCCGGACAAAAATGTTCGGCCACTTCTTTATTGATATTGGAAGCCGAGGTTTTCGACGACCCACATTTCAAAAAACTCTTGAAAGATGCCGCCGAAAGTCGACACTACGGAAACCCTTGGTTGTACCAAACCCAAACCGGCCCTTTGGCCGTTCCGATTTCAGACAAACTCAAACACGTTTTGGAAAACACCAAAGACGAACAATGGTTGGTTAAACCTACTTTAAGTGGCCAATTCATGCTGAAACCGGGAATTAAATGGGGAATTACCACAGCCGATTACGAATACAACAATGAACTTTTCGGACCCATTGTGGCCGTTATGCGAGCCGACAATTTAGCTCATGCGGTAAAGTTGGTCAATGGCGTAGAATACGGTTTGACAAGTGGTTTGGAAAGTCTCGATCGCCGAGAAATTGACTACTGGAAAGCCCACATCAAAGCAGGTAACCTTTACGTGAACCGCTCTACAACTGGTGCGATTGTGTTGCGTCAGCCTTTCGGAGGTATAAAAGCTTCGTCTTTTGGTTTTGGCATGAAAGCAGGTGGACACAATTATGTAGCCCAATTCATGCAGCTTGAAAGTCCTGACCGCAGTGCGGAAGACATTGAAAAATCGTACCGAAAATGGGCAGAAATTCTCTTCCTCCAAGAAATCGATTACGTGAAACTGCGAGGCCAACACAACATTACGAGATACCTGCGTCCAGAAAAAGTATCCGTGTTGTTGGACAAAGAAACCAATACGAAAGAAATAGAAATGGTGGCTCTGGCCTGCGAAATTTTGCACATTCCAACGGAATTCTATTGTGTAGGCGAAGCTCCTGAATGTCCATTCCCGATCACTGAATTGGACAATTGGAATGACTTGGCGAAAACACTGAATTTCGAAAACCGCCTTCGTGCACTCAACCGTGAACGACTGCCCAAAGAGTTTGTGAGTTTGTGCCACGAAAAGGCCTTGCATATTTACGGCCAAAAGCCTTCGGTTTTCGGCAGGTTCGAATTGCTCAATTACCTGAACGAGCAAAGCTTTTCGCACAATTACCACAGATATGGTAACCTTTTGGGCGAAAAGGAACCAAATTAA
- a CDS encoding 2OG-Fe(II) oxygenase, whose protein sequence is MGFYTEEQWLQWIDALAEQDYVVIDSFFSEDMLSEILDFFVQKRAEDDFEKASIGVQAQVISEIRGDYTFWLDRQRDTALKPFFELITESIEKLNRYCYLSLSDYEFHLAYYPPKTYYKKHLDQFRERSNRMISFIIYLNEDWTPGDGGELKIYKKDGEDIVAPLLNRAVLFKSADVPHEVLLTHKGRASLTGWLLYQPQVLGGILA, encoded by the coding sequence ATGGGCTTTTATACCGAAGAGCAATGGCTCCAGTGGATCGATGCATTGGCAGAGCAAGATTATGTGGTGATCGATTCGTTTTTTTCTGAGGATATGCTATCCGAAATCCTTGATTTTTTTGTACAGAAAAGAGCGGAAGATGATTTCGAAAAAGCTTCGATTGGTGTGCAGGCACAGGTTATTTCTGAGATTCGTGGAGATTATACCTTTTGGTTGGACCGCCAACGCGATACAGCACTGAAACCTTTTTTTGAATTGATTACGGAAAGCATAGAAAAGCTCAACCGCTATTGTTATCTGAGCCTTTCCGACTACGAATTTCATTTGGCCTATTATCCGCCAAAAACGTATTACAAAAAGCATTTGGATCAATTTAGAGAACGGTCGAACCGCATGATTTCTTTTATTATTTACCTGAATGAAGACTGGACTCCCGGCGATGGCGGAGAACTGAAAATCTACAAAAAGGATGGAGAGGATATCGTGGCTCCCTTGTTGAATAGGGCGGTGTTGTTCAAAAGTGCCGATGTGCCGCATGAAGTATTGCTTACGCACAAAGGGCGGGCAAGCCTTACGGGCTGGCTTTTGTACCAACCGCAAGTTTTGGGTGGAATTTTGGCTTAG
- the ppgK gene encoding polyphosphate--glucose phosphotransferase has translation MQLFGIDIGGSGIKGAPVDMETGELTQERFRIPTPRPAKPEAVAEAVKELLAHFDWKGPVGVGFPTIVKNGQCKSQSNMHKDWVNVHADQLFKEACGNDFAVINDADAAGLAEMHYGAGKDVKGLVVTITLGTGIGSGMFFNGELIPNFELGHLRYKKHKPVEKYAADSIRKKKDLSIEDWAERLDYFFNYVNRICSPDLIIVGGGASKKWDELEPLFTTGATLEVATTKNEAGIIGAAMASKKLH, from the coding sequence ATGCAACTATTTGGAATTGATATTGGAGGTTCTGGAATTAAGGGGGCTCCCGTGGACATGGAGACCGGCGAATTGACGCAAGAGCGTTTCAGAATACCCACTCCAAGACCAGCCAAACCCGAAGCTGTGGCCGAGGCCGTGAAAGAGCTTCTTGCACATTTCGACTGGAAAGGCCCTGTGGGCGTTGGCTTTCCCACGATTGTCAAAAATGGCCAATGCAAATCGCAGAGCAATATGCACAAAGATTGGGTGAATGTACATGCCGATCAATTGTTCAAAGAAGCCTGCGGAAATGATTTTGCAGTGATAAACGACGCCGATGCGGCGGGTTTGGCCGAAATGCACTACGGTGCCGGAAAGGACGTAAAAGGCCTTGTGGTCACCATTACATTGGGCACAGGGATTGGATCAGGTATGTTTTTCAATGGCGAGCTTATCCCGAATTTCGAATTGGGACATTTGCGTTACAAGAAGCACAAGCCTGTAGAAAAGTATGCGGCAGATTCCATTCGTAAAAAGAAAGACCTCTCTATTGAAGATTGGGCCGAACGCCTCGATTATTTCTTCAATTATGTAAACCGTATTTGTTCGCCAGATCTAATCATCGTAGGCGGCGGTGCAAGTAAAAAATGGGACGAATTGGAGCCTCTTTTCACTACGGGTGCCACGCTCGAAGTGGCTACAACAAAAAATGAAGCAGGCATAATTGGAGCCGCCATGGCTTCAAAAAAGTTGCACTGA
- a CDS encoding low molecular weight protein-tyrosine-phosphatase → MVSVLFVDLGNICRSPMAEAIFKRVVRNRGLSEHFKIDSAGTAGYHVGQHADRRVMELLEKKNLRVDHLGRKLAVEDMDAFTHIAVMDEENFKFVHNMYHKYKHQPPTAGKLFLIRDFDPETRGVQIVPDPFYESKEFFEDIYTILWRSCEGLLDHIIEQHELREKEEEEESEGS, encoded by the coding sequence ATGGTCAGTGTACTTTTTGTCGACTTGGGAAATATCTGCCGCTCTCCGATGGCAGAGGCTATCTTTAAACGTGTGGTTAGAAATAGAGGGCTGAGCGAGCATTTTAAAATCGACTCGGCAGGAACCGCAGGCTATCATGTAGGGCAGCACGCCGACCGACGTGTGATGGAACTTTTGGAAAAAAAGAACCTTCGCGTGGATCATTTGGGACGTAAGCTTGCCGTGGAAGACATGGATGCCTTTACCCACATTGCTGTAATGGACGAGGAGAATTTCAAGTTCGTGCACAACATGTATCATAAATACAAACACCAGCCCCCCACTGCGGGCAAACTTTTCTTGATTCGCGATTTTGACCCCGAAACGCGTGGTGTACAGATTGTACCCGATCCTTTTTACGAATCAAAAGAGTTTTTCGAAGATATTTACACCATCCTCTGGAGAAGCTGTGAAGGCTTGCTCGATCATATCATCGAACAGCACGAACTTCGCGAAAAAGAGGAGGAAGAGGAAAGTGAAGGTTCGTGA
- a CDS encoding FtsB family cell division protein gives MDFDYKSFFKKYGFYAYTTLFFLLWLGFFDGARLITQIGLWHKLNKLEDKLEFYDTELAKLKVKEKSLWRNQDALEKFGREHFLMKKEGETVFVIVDEDGELMEELD, from the coding sequence ATGGACTTTGACTATAAAAGTTTTTTCAAAAAATACGGCTTCTATGCCTATACAACACTTTTTTTCTTGCTTTGGCTTGGCTTTTTTGATGGGGCCCGATTGATCACACAGATCGGCCTGTGGCACAAGCTGAACAAACTCGAAGACAAGCTGGAATTCTACGACACCGAGCTGGCGAAACTTAAGGTGAAAGAAAAGAGCCTCTGGCGAAACCAAGATGCTTTGGAGAAATTTGGCCGCGAGCACTTCTTGATGAAGAAAGAAGGAGAAACCGTTTTTGTCATTGTGGATGAAGATGGGGAGTTGATGGAAGAATTGGATTGA
- a CDS encoding DmpA family aminopeptidase: MKTRFALFGIALLLGYSTQAQQKTLRDYGLEIGVLPIGQFNAITDVQGLKVGHVTKIAGDDMRTGVTAIIPHSGNIFQDKVAAAIYIGNGFGKLAGYTQVKELGNIETPILLTNTLNVPKVADALIDYTLAQEGNEKVRSLNPVVGETNDGGLNNIQQRYVEKEDVFAALKNAKTGPLEMGNVGAGTGTVCFGFKGGIGTASRKVPDSFGGYTVGVLVQTNFGGVLQIAGAPVGKELKKFKFRNEVKEPKEDGSCMIVVATDAPLQARNLERLAKRALLGLGRTGGTASNGSGDYVIAFSTHEAVRMPYHMNSRTQTFTEVRNDDMSILFQAAIEATEEAILNSLFAAETLSGNGITVKALPKTQTLEILRKYNLID, translated from the coding sequence ATGAAAACACGTTTCGCTTTGTTCGGTATTGCTCTGCTTCTCGGCTATTCTACTCAGGCTCAGCAGAAAACCTTGAGAGATTACGGATTGGAAATTGGTGTTTTACCGATTGGCCAATTCAATGCCATTACCGATGTACAGGGGCTAAAAGTAGGCCATGTGACTAAAATAGCAGGCGATGACATGCGAACAGGCGTAACAGCCATTATTCCGCATTCGGGCAATATTTTTCAGGATAAAGTGGCGGCGGCCATATATATAGGCAACGGTTTCGGCAAATTGGCGGGCTATACGCAGGTCAAAGAATTGGGCAATATCGAAACCCCTATTTTGCTTACCAACACCTTGAATGTACCCAAAGTAGCCGATGCATTGATAGATTACACATTGGCACAAGAAGGCAACGAAAAAGTGAGAAGCCTTAATCCTGTGGTGGGCGAGACCAATGACGGCGGCCTGAACAATATTCAACAGCGATACGTAGAAAAGGAAGACGTCTTCGCTGCTTTGAAAAACGCCAAAACTGGGCCCCTAGAAATGGGCAATGTGGGAGCAGGCACAGGCACAGTGTGTTTTGGGTTTAAAGGCGGCATTGGCACGGCTTCGCGTAAAGTGCCCGATTCCTTCGGAGGCTATACCGTGGGGGTTTTGGTGCAAACTAATTTTGGTGGTGTATTGCAAATTGCCGGTGCTCCCGTGGGAAAAGAACTGAAGAAATTCAAGTTTAGGAATGAGGTGAAAGAACCGAAAGAAGATGGCTCGTGCATGATTGTGGTAGCCACAGATGCTCCATTGCAAGCCAGAAATTTGGAACGCTTGGCTAAAAGGGCCCTGCTGGGCTTGGGACGAACTGGCGGTACGGCTTCAAACGGCAGCGGAGATTACGTCATTGCTTTTTCTACACACGAAGCCGTTCGAATGCCTTATCATATGAATAGCCGCACACAAACTTTTACCGAAGTGCGAAACGATGACATGAGTATTCTTTTCCAAGCGGCGATCGAAGCTACCGAAGAGGCTATCCTCAATTCTCTTTTTGCAGCCGAAACCTTAAGTGGAAACGGCATTACGGTCAAAGCACTTCCGAAAACGCAGACGCTCGAGATTTTGAGAAAATACAATCTGATCGATTGA
- the eno gene encoding phosphopyruvate hydratase has product MSQIVRVHARQILDSRGNPTVEVDVLTENGFLGRAAVPSGASTGVHEAVELRDEDPSVYVGKGVLKAVSNVNTSIANELLGFNVFEQNAIDKVMIDLDGTPNKGQLGANAILGVSLAVAKAAAQEAGLPLFRYLGGVNANTLPVPMMNIMNGGSHADNSIDFQEFMVMPAKADTFSESLRMGTEVFHNLKKVLKSKGYSTNVGDEGGFAPNIGSNEEAIETILTAIEKAGYKPGEDIFIAMDAASSEFYDKEKGVYVLKKSSGKEFSSAEMAAYWNEWADKYPIVSIEDGMDEDDWEGWAELTKLAGKKIQLVGDDLFVTNVNRLAKGIKEGIANSILVKVNQIGSLTETINAVNMAHRAHYTSVMSHRSGETEDATIADLAVALNTGQIKTGSASRSDRMAKYNQLLRIEEELGDSAVFPGLKFRG; this is encoded by the coding sequence ATGAGTCAAATTGTAAGAGTACATGCCAGACAGATTCTGGATTCAAGGGGTAATCCTACTGTAGAAGTAGATGTGTTGACCGAAAATGGCTTTTTGGGTCGTGCGGCGGTTCCATCGGGTGCGTCTACAGGTGTTCATGAAGCGGTAGAATTGCGTGACGAAGACCCAAGTGTATACGTGGGCAAAGGTGTTTTGAAAGCCGTTTCTAATGTGAATACAAGTATTGCCAACGAACTTCTTGGTTTCAATGTATTCGAACAAAATGCCATCGACAAAGTCATGATTGATTTGGATGGTACGCCAAATAAAGGTCAGTTGGGTGCAAACGCCATTTTGGGTGTGTCTTTGGCCGTGGCCAAAGCGGCGGCTCAAGAAGCGGGCCTTCCGCTTTTCCGTTACTTGGGTGGTGTAAACGCCAACACGCTTCCCGTGCCTATGATGAACATCATGAACGGTGGATCGCATGCCGATAACTCAATCGATTTCCAAGAATTCATGGTTATGCCTGCCAAGGCCGATACTTTCTCTGAGTCTTTGAGAATGGGTACCGAGGTCTTCCATAACTTGAAAAAAGTATTGAAGTCGAAAGGTTACTCGACAAACGTGGGCGACGAAGGTGGATTTGCTCCGAATATCGGCTCGAACGAAGAGGCGATCGAAACCATTTTGACGGCCATCGAAAAAGCAGGATATAAGCCGGGTGAAGATATTTTCATCGCAATGGATGCGGCTTCTTCTGAATTCTACGACAAAGAGAAAGGCGTATATGTATTGAAGAAATCTTCTGGCAAAGAATTCTCTTCTGCCGAGATGGCTGCATACTGGAACGAATGGGCAGATAAATATCCTATCGTTTCGATCGAAGATGGAATGGATGAAGACGATTGGGAAGGCTGGGCCGAATTGACCAAATTGGCCGGAAAGAAAATCCAATTGGTGGGTGATGACCTTTTCGTAACAAACGTGAACCGTTTGGCCAAAGGTATCAAAGAAGGTATTGCCAACTCTATTTTGGTGAAAGTAAACCAGATCGGTTCTTTGACTGAAACAATCAACGCCGTAAACATGGCTCACAGAGCTCATTATACTTCTGTTATGTCGCACCGTTCAGGTGAAACCGAAGACGCGACTATCGCAGATTTGGCTGTTGCTTTGAATACAGGGCAGATCAAAACAGGTTCGGCTTCACGTTCAGACCGTATGGCGAAATACAACCAATTGCTTCGCATCGAAGAAGAATTGGGCGATTCTGCGGTATTCCCAGGTTTGAAATTCAGAGGTTAA
- a CDS encoding rhodanese-like domain-containing protein gives MPFSNFLFLLFFFAAPAALSQHVNALEPDAFQRAMRSLDSPQLIDLRSLQEFDRGHIRKAICLPYLDDNFKENVLQSFSTHEPLFLYCFTGEMSRNASIFLQDLGFEYIIYLDGGFSQWTSTSKPYVSSSVSAAPIAAFSMENLWSFVAKNSRVLLFIDKPNCPTCTALEHVLRANTGRTNYTRLLKVDGEKDLEISEHFKPTAWPTMVLFENGKQVWRNSGDIETARLLKILYP, from the coding sequence ATGCCCTTTTCGAATTTCCTCTTTTTGCTCTTTTTTTTCGCCGCTCCAGCGGCTCTTTCGCAACACGTGAACGCTCTGGAACCCGACGCATTCCAAAGGGCCATGCGAAGCCTCGATTCTCCACAATTGATCGACCTCCGAAGTCTGCAAGAATTCGACCGTGGCCACATTCGAAAAGCCATTTGCCTACCTTATTTAGACGACAATTTTAAAGAAAACGTGCTCCAGAGCTTTAGCACACACGAGCCACTCTTTCTCTATTGTTTCACAGGCGAAATGAGTCGAAACGCCAGCATATTCTTGCAAGATTTGGGTTTCGAATACATCATTTATCTTGACGGGGGTTTTTCGCAATGGACAAGCACCAGCAAGCCCTATGTATCGTCTTCCGTTTCTGCGGCACCAATTGCCGCTTTCAGTATGGAAAACTTGTGGTCTTTCGTCGCCAAAAACAGCCGCGTATTGTTATTTATCGACAAGCCCAATTGCCCCACCTGTACGGCATTAGAGCATGTACTGCGGGCCAATACGGGCAGAACAAACTACACTCGCCTCTTGAAAGTCGATGGTGAAAAGGATTTGGAAATTTCGGAACATTTCAAGCCCACCGCTTGGCCTACGATGGTTTTATTCGAAAACGGGAAACAGGTTTGGCGAAATTCGGGTGATATCGAAACCGCACGCTTGCTGAAAATTTTATATCCTTAA
- the ruvA gene encoding Holliday junction branch migration protein RuvA: MIAFLNGRLVQKEPTYLLIDVAGVGYEVKISLQTFEQVQAVNENLRIHTVLIIREDAHTLYGFSSLKEKQIFEQLISVSGIGPNTALIMLSSLSSNEIVQAIVHDDVNTIKSVKGIGLKTAQRAIIELKDKLTKHLEGSDALPQAGLPQSSSLRSEALAALTTLGLPKASAEKSIDLIIKRSGPDLSLEELIKLALK; the protein is encoded by the coding sequence ATGATCGCATTTCTGAACGGAAGATTAGTGCAAAAAGAACCCACCTATTTATTGATAGACGTGGCGGGCGTGGGCTATGAAGTAAAAATCTCTTTGCAGACCTTCGAGCAGGTACAGGCCGTCAACGAAAATCTACGCATCCACACCGTATTGATTATCCGCGAAGATGCCCATACCTTATACGGTTTCAGTAGCTTAAAAGAAAAACAGATTTTCGAGCAGCTCATTTCCGTTTCGGGAATTGGACCAAATACCGCCTTGATTATGCTTTCGTCGCTTTCGTCGAATGAAATCGTACAGGCCATTGTACACGATGACGTGAACACCATAAAAAGCGTAAAGGGTATTGGACTAAAAACGGCTCAAAGAGCAATTATCGAGCTGAAAGATAAACTGACAAAACATTTGGAGGGGTCGGACGCCCTTCCACAAGCCGGCTTGCCGCAAAGTTCCAGTCTGCGATCGGAAGCTCTGGCCGCACTCACCACGCTTGGCCTGCCCAAAGCTTCGGCAGAGAAATCGATCGATTTGATCATCAAAAGATCAGGACCCGACCTGAGTTTGGAAGAACTCATTAAACTTGCCCTTAAATAA